The genomic window CCATTACTTTAATGGTTCTTATTGCAGTTTCTACGCAAAGGCCTGTAAGACCTGCCATTTGCTGCCTTGTGAGTGGAACCAGAAAAGAATATGGCGCTTGTTCTTTTTGAAAGCTTTTAAGGTAATCCATTAATGTTTTTAATTTTGAAACAGGATTGTGAGTATTCAAATTCTGTTTCATTACCAAGGCGTAGTAAATTCTTTGTGAAAGAAATGTGTTGATATCGCGGGATATTTCCGGATATAGTTTCAGAAGATCCAAAAAAATATGCCTTGGAAGCCTGAGAATTTCACAATTGGTGATAGCAATTGCGTTCATTGGATAAGGTTTGTTTATAAAAAGCATCGATTCGCCGATACTCTGTCCGGCTTCTAATAAAGTCTGGATGCTTTCCTTCCCATCTTTGTTGTAGTTGTTCAGTTTTACGTCTCCGGTAATGATCTGATAATAATAATTAGCAGGATCTCCTTCACTGAAAATGATCTCAGTGGGTTTATAGGTTTTTATACTTGCTCCTACTGAATGCAAAATTTCTTCTTTGATAACCATAAATAGTTGTTTTAATGTTAGTAATGTTTAGCATCTTATTAGAAAAAATTGGGCACTACGTTTTATTATATACAAATATTGAACCTTGTTGATTTCTTAAAATGTTAAATTATGTTAATTCTATTATTGATTTTTATCTTTTGTCCGTTATTTTTTTGATTTTCAATATAAATTATTAAGAAAGATTATTTTTATTAATTTATATTTACCTCTGAAATAAAAATAAGATTTACCAATTAAAAAATCTGAAAAATCTGGTAACGGAAATGAAAATGAAACCCGCTTTTTTCTAAACGGGTTTTGTAAATCTATGACGTGTAAATTTATTTTGTAACTTTAGTGGTATCCGCAGTATCTGTACGGTTTGTTGCTGTACTGTCTACTGAGATTGTATCGGCCGGAACCGGTGCTATTGTACTGTCTGCAACTATCGTTGTGTCAGATGCCGAAGTGGTGGAGGTATCTGCACTTTTCTTACAACTCAGGACTATAAATCCGAGTATCGTGAGTGTTAATACATATTTCATAACTTTATATTTTATTGGTGTTATTTCAAATGTATGGAAACATTTAGTTAAAAATTTATGATCTCGATCATAATATTCATTTATGTTCGTTTATTTCGTAAATTTTTTCGTTCCTGCCACACAAAGAATAACTCCTACTGTGATCCCTAACATTCCTAAGCTTACCTGCTCATTCAGGAAATACGCAGCCAATGCCAATCCGAAAAAAGGCTGTAAAAGCTGCAGCTGTCCTACAGTGGTAATTCCGCCCTGCGCGAGACCTTTATACCAGAAAATAAAACCAATAAACATACTGAACAAAGCAATATACCCCAAGCCAAACCAGCCCTGAAAGCTTACAGTTTCGATATTTTTTGGAAAGTAAATAAAAAATAACGGCATCATTAAAGGAAGAGCCAAAACCAATGCCCAGGAAATCACCTGCCATCCTCCTAAAGTTTTTGACAATTTTGCACCTTCGGCATAGCCTAATCCACAAAGGATTACACCAAGCAGCATCAAAATATCGCCAATCGGAGAAGCTGAAATTCCCTGCGAGACAGCAAACCCAATCACCAATAAACTTCCGATAATGGAAAAAAACCAAAACACTGGATGCGGTCTTTCTCCTCCGCGAAATACCCCGAAAATAGCAGTCATTAAAGGTAACATCCCCAAAAAGACGATGGAATGAGCAGACGTTAAATACTGCAAAGCCAGAGAAGAAAGTAAAGGAAATCCTATCACACAGCCTATCGAAACTAAAACTAAAGAAAAAATCTGATCTTTTGCAGGACGTTTTTCTTTATAAATCAATAAAACAAAAAGAGCCAGCACACCCGCGATTCCGGCACGTGCGATTGTTACGAAAATGGGATTCATCTCTGTCACCGCCAATTTTGTAGCCGGTAACGAACCACTGAAAAGCAAAACCCCGATAAAACCGTTGATCCATCCGTTGAGTGTCTGATCTTTTGATAGTTTATGTGTTATCATTGTATTGAAGATTAATTTTAATAATTCAAAATTATAAAGGTTAAAAAGATAAACACAGTCTCAGTTTTGTATATTTGCATGAGTACAGTTTATTATGAATAAAGAATATTTATACACCGAAATAGCCAACGGAATCGCTTCACAAATAAGAAACGGGATATTAAAATCTGGCGATAAACTCCCTTCTGTAAGGAAATTATGCAAAGAACACCAGATCAGCATGAACACCGCAAAACGTGTTTTTTTGGAGTTGGAATCGCAGTCTTTGGTAGATTCTAAACCGCAGTCGGGATATTTTGTGAGCAATATTCTTTCCGTAGAACTGCCGCTTCCTGAAGTGAGCAAACCTTCATTAATTGCCAATAATGAAGAACCTAATGAATTGATCAATAAAGTATATGAAAACATCGGAAAGAAAGAAGTAACGCTTTTTTCCATCGGAATTCCGTCGGGAGATCTTTTGCCACAGGCTAAACTTAAAAAAGAAATCATCAACGCTACCCGAACTCTAAAGGAAGGAGGAACGGAATATGAAGAAATACAGGGAAATCTGAAATTACGAAGAATGATTTCCATGAGATCATTACAATGGGGCGGAAATTTTCATGAAAATGACCTGGTAACAACCAATGGCGGGATGAATGCACTATCTTTCTGCTTAATGGCTTTGGGAAAACCCGGCGATACTATTGCCATTGAAAGTCCGTGCTATCCCGGGATTTTACAGTTGGCGAACGGATTAGGTTTAAAAGTTCTCGAGCTTCCGACCCATCCCACGACGGGAATTGAAATTGATGCTTTAAAAAAAGTCATTCCAAAGATTGATCTGTGCCTTTTAATTCCGAATTATAATGCGCCTCTGGGAAGCTGTATGCCCGATGAAAATAAAAAGGAGGTGGTGAAAATCCTTTCAGAAAACGGAATTCCTTTAATTGAAGATGATGTCTACGGCGACCTTTATTTTGGCTCCGACCGCCCGAAATGCTGCAAATCTTTTGATAAAGAAGGAAATGTATTGTACTGCAGCTCGATTTCAAAGACATTGGCTCCCGGCTATCGTGTGGGATGGATTGCTCCGGGAAAATACAAGGATAAAATTTTAAAGCTGAAATTCCTCCACTCTACTTCATCTATCTCAATTGTAAATGAAGCGGTGGCTAATTTTTTAAAATCCGGGAAATATGAAAAGCATCTTCAGCAGATGAGAAAATCTTTGCAAAATAATTATCAGAATTACGTACAGACGATCGCAGAAGCTTTTCCGCAGGGTACAAAAACCAGCCGTCCACAAGGCGGACTTTCCCTTTGGGTAGAATTTGATAAAAATATTAAAACAACGCAATTGTACGACCTTGCGATCAAAGAAAATATAAGTATTGCCCCCGGAAGAATGTTTACCTTACAGGATCAGTTTGAAAACTGTATGCGTCTTTGCATCGGTTTGCCGTGGTCTGAGGAGACACAGGCGAAGCTGAAACAATTGGGGAATTTGGCGAAAAGAGTTTGAGTTTGATTAAGCTTAGGATGGATGTTGGAAGCTGGAAGTATATCATTGTAAAACTTCCATCCTCCAGCTTCATATCTTCCCGCTATTTATTATCCGGAACGAAATTTTTTCTTGCTAATTCTTTTCTTACGCGGCTCAAACTTTCAGGAGTGATTCCCAAATAAGACGCGATCATCCATTGCGGAACTCTCAGTAATAAATCAGGGTACATTTTGATGAATTTCATGTAGCGTTCTTCCGCTGTTTCGGCCAGTAAAGAATTGATCCTGTCCTGTAAACTTTTAATATGTTTTTGTAATAAAATATCGCTTTTTTCCAGACTGTTCGGAAATTCTCCCACTAATTTGCTGATAAAATCTGGGTGCAGCAAAAGCACCTCGGAATCTTCAACAGCTTCAATATAATATACAGACTTTTCATTGAAATAAAGACTGCTTCGGTCGGAAATCAGCCAGCTTTCAGGAGCAAACTGAATAATGTGTTCCTTACCGTTTTTGTCGATAGAATACATTTTGATAAGTCCTTTTTCAACAAAGTAAATATATCGGCAGATCTCACCATATTGCAAAAGAAACTGATTTTTCGGTATTTTCTTTACTTCATAGTGTAAACTGCACATGTTCACCTTTTCAACGGGAACACTTAAAACTTTTGCTAAATAATTATTAATATTTTTCATTATACAATTTGATCTGCGGATATATGCTGATGTGAAGCATTGCTTATGGCTTTTCCGTTTTCTATTACTATTAATTGAGGGCTTTCGTGTCTTACACCAAAATCTTCGGCAATTTTATTGGAGAGAGATCTGTGTGCTAGCAAATCTAAGTAATATAACTCTACTTTTTGATCTAAGTTTTCTATCTCTTTTTCAAAATTTTTCAATACGGTCTTGCTGATGAAGCAGCTGGTCGAATGTTTAAAGATAGCAATCCTGTTGTGGAAAGAGCTTTCAATGGCTTTTTGAAGATCTTCTTCCGATTCGATCTTTTTCCAGAAAGATTTTTTTTCAGATTCTTCTCCCTTTCCACTAAATATTTTATCAAAAAAACTCATACATTAAATTGTTTCAGGTGATGATGAAGATGTTTATATTCTAAGAATCCCCAGTCTTTTTCGGTCATTTTTCCGAAAAGAACGTGATGATCAGGCAGTTTTCCTTGTTTGAAAGTGTTGCGGTATTCATCAAGTGTTTTCAGTAGGTTTTCTTTTTCATCATTAAAATCACATTCAAAATTAACGATAAGTTTTTGAAAAGTAGGCATATTTCTGGGAATTCCGTTATTAAAAATCTGCATTTCTATTTTGGTTATGATGCCTATTGTCTTAAAAAGAGCATTGACAGGAGGAAGTTCTATTTTCCCCAACGGAATTTGAAGGACATAATTACAATGTCTCATCATTTGGCATACATCCATTTTTCCCCATCTTTTCTGGGAATTTTCAGACAAATTGGAAATTCTTTTCATAATTTCCTCAAAATAAATACTGCTATGAAGACTTTTTTTTACCAACCTTTTTCTTTCTTCAAATTTTCGATGTGAGCAAAATGATGGTTGCAGTGCCACGCGTACACTGCCAGGTAACTTCTTAGATCATAATCTTTATTTTGTTCAGGGTGATGAAAAGTTCTTTCAAACTGTTTGTTGGTCATGGTTTTCAGCAAGGTAGTCCATCTTTGGTGGGTTCCTTTGATCATTCTCATAGCTGGTTTTATCGGCATATTGCGGCTGTCCTGCAGTTCTGCCCATTTTGCTTCATCGTACGGTCTGATGGTAGGATTATCTTCCGTGAGTGCTAATTTGAGTCGGATAAAGCTGTTGATATGGCTGTCTGCAATATGGTTTACGAGCTGTCTTACCGTCCATCCTCCTTCCCTGTATTGGGTGTCAAGCTGATCGTCGGTGAAATTTTCGATCAGGTTTTTCAGTCTGCCCGGAAAATCTTTAATCACATTAATATATTCATCAAGTTTGATATCGCAGATATTTTCAGGCTGCTCGAATTGCCCAATAGGAAATTTCTTATTCTCTAAATTGCTCATTTTATTAGATTTAAAATTTTATGTTGTCGATTTGTCCGATAATTCGGTTTTGGACAATTTTTTGCGTGTTAGTTTTTGTAAATTTATCAAAAATTCGAGAAATCTAAATATGAAAAAAGCGTTAATAATCGTAGATGTACAGAATGATTTTTGTGAAGGCGGCGCATTGGCAGTTCCGGAAGCAAATGAAGTAATCCCATACATCAATGCTCTGATGGAAGAAAATGAGTACGATCAAATAGTTTTAACACAGGATTGGCATCCTGCAAATCATAAAAGTTTTGCCAGCAACAACGGGAAAAATGTTGGAGAAAGTATCATTCTGAACGGCGTTCCGCAGTTTATGTGGCCGGATCACTGTATTCAGGGGACTTTCGGGGCAGAGTTTCATAAAGACCTGAACAGGGATAAAGTCACTCATATCATTCAAAAAGGAAAAAATACCGAGATTGACAGCTACAGTGGTTTTCAGGACAATAATCATTTTATGAAAACGGGATTGGACGATTTCTTGAAATATCACGATATTCAATTATTGGAAATTGTAGGTCTTGCGATGGATTATTGCGTGAAATTTACCTGTCTTGATGCAGTTGCCAACGGATATATCACATGTCTGCATTTCAACGGAACTCGTGCGGTGAATGTAAAGCCGGATAACGGAAGGGATGCGATTTATGAAATGATTCAGAAAGGGGTGACTGTTTTGGGGTAATTTTTTAATTATAAATAAAGACTTTTCATATATTAAGGCTTCGAGAGCCTCAGCCTGACACTGGATAAAACTTACGGATAGTATTAGCGTTGTCAGGCTGAGGCTCTCGAAGCCTTTAAATTTAAATAATAGTTTCTTCTTCGCCAGAATGACACACTCAGAAAATACATAAAAAAGACGTTGAAAAAAATCAACGTCTTTTATTTTTTAGCTTAAAAAAACTCTAAAATCCCGAAACACGAATCCCGAAACCCCACTAAAGCATTTTAAGATTATTCACTTCCAGTTCTGTAAGGATTCTCCAGTGTCCTCTCTTTATGTTTTTCTTCGTCAATCCTGCAAACATGACACGATCAAGAGCTTCCACTTCATATCCTAATCTTTGGAAAATTCTTCTGATCACGCGGTTCCAGCCAATGTGGATCTCAATTCCGATCTCATTTTTCGGTTTTCCTTCAATGAACGAAATCTGATCTACAACAGCCACTCCTTCATCCAGACGAATTCCTTCGGCAATTAACTTCATATCTTCATGAGTTAGTTTTTTATCCAAAGTCACATGATAAATTTTTCTTGCATCAAAAGATGGATGCGTAAGTTTTTTTGTCATGTGTCCGTCGTTCGTAAGAAGAATAACCCCAGTCGTAGAACGATCCAGCCTTCCTACAGGAAACAAACGGTAAGGTGAAGCATTGGCTACAAGATCCATTACTGTTTTTCTGGCTTTGTCGTCTTTTGTAGTAGAAATATAACCTTTTGGCTTATTTAAAAGAACATACACAGGCTTTTCGGGAGTAATGTTTTGTCCGTCAAATACTACTTTATCCGTTTTTTCTACCTGATAACCCATTTCCGTAACGACTTTTCCGTTTACTTCTACCAGTCCCTGAACAATCAGGTCATCAGCTTCTCTCCTGCTACAGATCCCTGAATTGGCGATGTATTTGTTGAGACGGATGGTATCTTTGTGGATATCCTTGTCAATCTTGTTGAATTTTCTTTTCTGTACGAAAGATTTTGCTCTGTCCTGTCTTTCTTCTCCAGCCGCAGCAGGTCTTCTCCCGTATTTCAGGCTGCCTCTTTCATACTTATCTCTGCTGTCGAAGCTTTTGCCGCCTCTTTTTGGAGCCGATTTCCCGAATGGCTTTCTTTCTTCACTATTATTCGTGATATAAGGCTTTCTCTCAGATTTAGAATGTTGATCGTCGTCTTGTCTGTCAAAACTTCTTTCCGTTTTTTTGAAAGGCTTTTGTCCAAACTTTGTATTGGATCCTCTGTGTTCAGAATTTCTTTCGCCTGCTTTAGGGAAAGATTTCTTGAAAGGTTTTGATTCTGAAGAATTTCCAGAACTGGAAGCACGAGAATTGCCAGAATTTTTCTTAGTTGAAATTCTTGGTCTCTTTGGTCTTTCTGAATTATTGTTATCTCTGCTCATTCTAAAAATTTCTGCAAAGATAGTATATTTAATAACGAGTTAAAAATTAAGAATCATAACTTTGCAAGATAGTATTACAATTAACTTTACAGAAAATCTGAAAATGATAACAATAGTAGACGATAATTTTTCTCAATTAAATGACTTTTTACACGAAAAATCTTTCAGCAAAATCTTTATTTTGGTTGATGAAAATACGCATGAATATTGTCTTCCTACCCTGTTGGGAAATATGCAGACGGATCTTGGATTTGAAATTCTTGAAGTGGAAGCCGGCGAGGAAATGAAAAATATTCAGACGGTGAATCAGTTGTGGGAAATCCTTACGGAAATGCAGGCGGACAGAAAAGCGTTAATGATCAATCTTGGAGGCGGCGTGATCACAGATATGGGCGGTTTTGTGGCTTCTACCTATAAAAGAGGCATATCTTTCATCAATATCCCGACTACCCTATTATCGATGTGCGACGCATCAATAGGCGGAAAAACAGGAATTGACCTTATGAATTATAAAAATATGATAGGAACTTTCACTTTTCCGGAACATATTTTTGTGTATCCTAAATTTTTAGAAACATTACCTTTTAAAGAATTAAGAAGTGGTTTTGCAGAAATGCTGAAACATGGCTTAATTGCCGATAAAGCTCATTGGGAAAGCCTTACGCAGATTCACAAGCTTGATATAGACGGAGTGATTCCGCATATCCAGACTTCGATGGATATTAAGCAAAATGTGGTTGAGGAAGATTTTCACGAAAAAAATATCAGAAAAACTTTGAATTTCGGGCATACAATAGGTCATGCGATTGAAAGTTTATATTTAAGTCAGGGAAATCCGATTCTTCATGGGGAAGCTGTGGCGATGGGAATGATTTCAGAGGCGTATCTTGCGTATCTGGAAGGCTTAATTTCGGAAGAAGATTCAACATTAATTATCGA from Chryseobacterium wanjuense includes these protein-coding regions:
- a CDS encoding DUF1569 domain-containing protein translates to MKRISNLSENSQKRWGKMDVCQMMRHCNYVLQIPLGKIELPPVNALFKTIGIITKIEMQIFNNGIPRNMPTFQKLIVNFECDFNDEKENLLKTLDEYRNTFKQGKLPDHHVLFGKMTEKDWGFLEYKHLHHHLKQFNV
- a CDS encoding aminotransferase-like domain-containing protein, whose product is MNKEYLYTEIANGIASQIRNGILKSGDKLPSVRKLCKEHQISMNTAKRVFLELESQSLVDSKPQSGYFVSNILSVELPLPEVSKPSLIANNEEPNELINKVYENIGKKEVTLFSIGIPSGDLLPQAKLKKEIINATRTLKEGGTEYEEIQGNLKLRRMISMRSLQWGGNFHENDLVTTNGGMNALSFCLMALGKPGDTIAIESPCYPGILQLANGLGLKVLELPTHPTTGIEIDALKKVIPKIDLCLLIPNYNAPLGSCMPDENKKEVVKILSENGIPLIEDDVYGDLYFGSDRPKCCKSFDKEGNVLYCSSISKTLAPGYRVGWIAPGKYKDKILKLKFLHSTSSISIVNEAVANFLKSGKYEKHLQQMRKSLQNNYQNYVQTIAEAFPQGTKTSRPQGGLSLWVEFDKNIKTTQLYDLAIKENISIAPGRMFTLQDQFENCMRLCIGLPWSEETQAKLKQLGNLAKRV
- a CDS encoding DMT family transporter translates to MITHKLSKDQTLNGWINGFIGVLLFSGSLPATKLAVTEMNPIFVTIARAGIAGVLALFVLLIYKEKRPAKDQIFSLVLVSIGCVIGFPLLSSLALQYLTSAHSIVFLGMLPLMTAIFGVFRGGERPHPVFWFFSIIGSLLVIGFAVSQGISASPIGDILMLLGVILCGLGYAEGAKLSKTLGGWQVISWALVLALPLMMPLFFIYFPKNIETVSFQGWFGLGYIALFSMFIGFIFWYKGLAQGGITTVGQLQLLQPFFGLALAAYFLNEQVSLGMLGITVGVILCVAGTKKFTK
- a CDS encoding Crp/Fnr family transcriptional regulator, which codes for MKNINNYLAKVLSVPVEKVNMCSLHYEVKKIPKNQFLLQYGEICRYIYFVEKGLIKMYSIDKNGKEHIIQFAPESWLISDRSSLYFNEKSVYYIEAVEDSEVLLLHPDFISKLVGEFPNSLEKSDILLQKHIKSLQDRINSLLAETAEERYMKFIKMYPDLLLRVPQWMIASYLGITPESLSRVRKELARKNFVPDNK
- a CDS encoding pseudouridine synthase; the protein is MSTKKNSGNSRASSSGNSSESKPFKKSFPKAGERNSEHRGSNTKFGQKPFKKTERSFDRQDDDQHSKSERKPYITNNSEERKPFGKSAPKRGGKSFDSRDKYERGSLKYGRRPAAAGEERQDRAKSFVQKRKFNKIDKDIHKDTIRLNKYIANSGICSRREADDLIVQGLVEVNGKVVTEMGYQVEKTDKVVFDGQNITPEKPVYVLLNKPKGYISTTKDDKARKTVMDLVANASPYRLFPVGRLDRSTTGVILLTNDGHMTKKLTHPSFDARKIYHVTLDKKLTHEDMKLIAEGIRLDEGVAVVDQISFIEGKPKNEIGIEIHIGWNRVIRRIFQRLGYEVEALDRVMFAGLTKKNIKRGHWRILTELEVNNLKML
- a CDS encoding Crp/Fnr family transcriptional regulator; this encodes MVIKEEILHSVGASIKTYKPTEIIFSEGDPANYYYQIITGDVKLNNYNKDGKESIQTLLEAGQSIGESMLFINKPYPMNAIAITNCEILRLPRHIFLDLLKLYPEISRDINTFLSQRIYYALVMKQNLNTHNPVSKLKTLMDYLKSFQKEQAPYSFLVPLTRQQMAGLTGLCVETAIRTIKVMERNKILKIKDRKILY
- the pncA gene encoding bifunctional nicotinamidase/pyrazinamidase, giving the protein MKKALIIVDVQNDFCEGGALAVPEANEVIPYINALMEENEYDQIVLTQDWHPANHKSFASNNGKNVGESIILNGVPQFMWPDHCIQGTFGAEFHKDLNRDKVTHIIQKGKNTEIDSYSGFQDNNHFMKTGLDDFLKYHDIQLLEIVGLAMDYCVKFTCLDAVANGYITCLHFNGTRAVNVKPDNGRDAIYEMIQKGVTVLG
- the aroB gene encoding 3-dehydroquinate synthase, with the translated sequence MITIVDDNFSQLNDFLHEKSFSKIFILVDENTHEYCLPTLLGNMQTDLGFEILEVEAGEEMKNIQTVNQLWEILTEMQADRKALMINLGGGVITDMGGFVASTYKRGISFINIPTTLLSMCDASIGGKTGIDLMNYKNMIGTFTFPEHIFVYPKFLETLPFKELRSGFAEMLKHGLIADKAHWESLTQIHKLDIDGVIPHIQTSMDIKQNVVEEDFHEKNIRKTLNFGHTIGHAIESLYLSQGNPILHGEAVAMGMISEAYLAYLEGLISEEDSTLIIENIQKYYPYLDISDFKDEDIFDLLLNDKKNVDSNINFSLLSGIGSCAFDHKCSKKNITASLKFYRELNDA
- the ytxJ gene encoding bacillithiol system redox-active protein YtxJ, whose protein sequence is MSFFDKIFSGKGEESEKKSFWKKIESEEDLQKAIESSFHNRIAIFKHSTSCFISKTVLKNFEKEIENLDQKVELYYLDLLAHRSLSNKIAEDFGVRHESPQLIVIENGKAISNASHQHISADQIV
- a CDS encoding YfiT family bacillithiol transferase, with the protein product MSNLENKKFPIGQFEQPENICDIKLDEYINVIKDFPGRLKNLIENFTDDQLDTQYREGGWTVRQLVNHIADSHINSFIRLKLALTEDNPTIRPYDEAKWAELQDSRNMPIKPAMRMIKGTHQRWTTLLKTMTNKQFERTFHHPEQNKDYDLRSYLAVYAWHCNHHFAHIENLKKEKGW